From the genome of Maniola jurtina chromosome 26, ilManJurt1.1, whole genome shotgun sequence:
aaatcgctttgtgCGTTAACATAAGCACAAATAATTCATTTGTTTGTATCGCTATAGCCAACTCTACTATGATGGATTCCAAACCATCGCTGCAACACTGTCAGCAGCCGTCCATGCTGATCCACCATGCCCGCCGAGTGACAGGTAACTGTACTCAATTATATTGATGGAgaaaagttagtatagggctctctctttTACGTAATCACATACAAATGACAAGGACAAGAAACAcagtgggcgctaaccatttccAGTCCCCAACCAATCACTTGATGTCACACTATCTATTTGGTAACGTACTTCACCCACAGGATACATACTTTGTCTATGTAAAAttaggattttttgaaatcctgtggaaactctttatataatactagcggatgcccgcagcttcgcccgcgtggattggtcagatcccctgcagcatcaggattgaggagttggactccaaattttttatgaaacaatgtcgcaaagttcctcttcgattaaaaaagaaatgacgcaaatcggttcagaaatctcggagatttcggtgtacataggtagaaaaacacaactccctttttgaaagtcggttaaaaaagtagcctatgttactccctggtcaattctctacttgtctgtgaaaatcccgtcaaaatcggttcagccgttcccaagattagccttttcaaacagacagacagacagacaaaaattttaaaaacgtgtgattcagttatagtatcgttcaaataaccatatgaccttaatatgcggtagttatttcgaaattacagacagacactccaattttatttattagtatagattctgaGACAAAAAGTCCATTGCTGAGATTAAAGCTATCTCTATACAAATGTCATCAAAATTGGGTCAATAGATGAGCAgtgaaaagacagacagatatatatatattctcatttataatatctgTATATtgaaggaaaagctgactaactgatctatcaaagcacacCTCAAACTACTGGTTGGAacgggctgggcatgcagatagctattatgatgtagacatctgctaagaaaggatttttgaaaattcaacccctaagggggtaaaataggggttcgaaatttgtgtagtccatgcggacgaagttagTATAATTATGGAGTAGGAAATGACCTATTTGATATTCTAGGCTTCTTAATCTGATGATGGTGGGTCTTCAGCATGAGCCTGATAGGAAGGATCGCCTCGCTGCATCCAGTGGGGCTGAGCATCTGCTCGGAACTACTGGTTTTggtatgttttgtttttatctatatcgtacaaatttaacaatttcgaccatcaaaaggttgCAAGTTCGTATTTTAGACCAAATAGGAGGCAAGATATTTTGGTAAGTTTTTATTTAGAGAACAATGGGAATCGAGCTGTTTTGACAGGTTTGTATTTGGGGCAAATTGGGAATCACGTAGTTTATCAAAATTAGAGTACGatgtttttgttaaaagtgacgGAATCTAAATATTACATCTGGAGTTCGAAATTGTCGCTTGCTCCTGAACCGGCGTCGTATGATACTGCATATGTGACGTCACACAAGATGCTACAGGCGCTTGTAGTTCGCGTGGACAGTTTGTTGCTATTGGCAGTGTCAACGCTTATATTCTTTTTGTACTTATTTAGCTTGGGATTTATGGTAATAATAAATTCCATATTTTCAGTGCTTAGTGCacacataaaattaattagtaaaaataGAAAGCAGTACAAAGTATAAGTACGTTGGGGCACTTTAGGAAACTTAGATAATCAGTGGGCAATAGGAATAGGGCAAAATGGGCAATAAGTGAAGATTGTGAAATAAATGGTACCTATTGCAATTTAGATTTGGAGTTTGAAATGGACGCATCATCGCTTGCCCCTGAGCCGGCGACGTATGAGACTGCGTACGTGACGTCGCACAAGATGTCGTGTCGTGCGGGTGCTTTTAGTTCTTGCGGACAACTGGTTGCTACTGGCAGTGTCGATGCTAGTATTAAGGTATGTGGTGGAATAAAACTATGATtgattcaatcaatcaatcagcctgtttgcgtccactgctgacATAGGCCTTTCTAAGAGCGCGCCGCCACACaggatcctccgccttcctcatccacccacttccagCTATGTATCTTAAGGTTGTCAGTTCaacgggtcggaggtcgtcccacactgcgcttgctgatacgcggtctccactcttgAACACGtgtgccccagcggccatcagttctgcggcagacgtggcctgcccactgacacttcagctggctaattcgttgagctatgtcggttactctggttctcctacggattttgTCCTTCAGAGAGATCCCCAACATATCCTACTCCATAGCATGCTGAGCGACTGTACTTGTGGACAAGGCAAACTCAATGTTGACTTTTTAGCATTATACGTCATCATGATTGATTACCTGTGTTTAAATATTGGAGAtcgattttaaatattatagcacaaatgtatttatatttttttttggcaaATACTGTGTCGAATCTTgattaaatgaaatttaatttaaaaaacttgtGGTATCAATCCAAACTTGATAtattgaaattttgtataaaatattgtataaaaatgtACAATTCGATTGAAATTTCTGTTTGGGTTAGAAAATCCatgttattgtttattttaaaagctaTCGTATCAAATCTAGCTTAAATGAACTACTTGTACACACTAATACACTTGTATGCCATTTAATCAATAAATAGTAGAGCATGAATctcaacaaatttaaaaaatatatctaattaTGTTGAATAACTGTATATTTCATCTAGTTTATTTATGCTTAAACTTGGCAGATATTGGATGTAGAGCGTATGTTGGCAAAGTCAGCACCAGAAGAGGTAGATCCAGGAAGGGAACAACAGGGGCATCCAGTTATCAGGACACTGTGAGTATTTAGCGTcaacatattcaaaaatatatagaTCTGTGTGAACAATACTAGGAATGCCTACTCAAAAGCTTAAGATATAATTAGTTAGTATTAATATGCATAGAGATAATTAATATGCTCTCAAATTGACTGATATTGGTTCAGTATTCGGATCGTTCAGAATATCTTTTTAAAAATGTCTACAAGGTTGTTAAAAATTCGAAATGAAAAcagatattaataatttttcagCCTAATATATTTGTACACAACACTCCGGTAGAATAAGGtcactttttatatttattttaagattttgactgtattcaatccaaaaaataaataaatctctgTGAATTTTGTAGGAAaacatatttttgataaaaataaaacatttttgtatCTGTAATTTTGATTTACTCAGTCTACATTATTATTTCAGCGATGAAATGATTCATCATATAAATAATACTTGTAGTGAGATGTCAGTTTTTAATCTTTGGTATTGTCATTTGTCATTCATTGTCTGTGTTTTCCCACTTGGCAGTTGGTAATTTTGTAATATGTAACTGGTCatacatttaataaaataaatcttttaatatGAAATCTTCTTCTTTATATGCCTCTCCATTACTGAAGGTCAGCAGTcagttttttaaacttctcCTTGTCCATGGCTAGCCGGAATAGTTCTCCTACTGTTTCTCCTACTgttttttaatatgaaataacaaatcttttaataataaaaagtgaTAAACACAACAATACTGTTTTGTTTTCGTGTCTAGATATGATCATACCGATGAGATCACCGCACTGGACTTCCATCCCCGGGAACAGATCCTAGTGTCAGCGTCTCGAGATTGTTGTATCAAGCTATTCGACATTACTAAGGCATCTGCTAAGAAGGCGTATAAATCGATCACAGTAAGTAACTTAAATGAAACGTATATATCCCTTCGGGAGTTTAAAGTAgtgttattgttttttattttatttctcaagTAAAGTAGCGGAAGCGCAAAGATTTTTGGGAGTTTTACAGAAAAGgtggttttaataataaacaaaccaataaacaaacacactttcgtatttatgatattaatagaattttttttaacagcTGATGCTTACAAAATATGTGAAAAGTATAATCACGCATATTTTCTAACTCCCTCACGAAATAAGTGCAAAGAaaactgaaaattgaaaaatcatcaATCGGAGTGCGTAGCGAGCTCGCATTTTTtgatagaatagaaaagaaatatttttcttataatgTCGAAAGAAATATAAATTAGGTACCCATGATGcaggattacctagtgtgggtaccaccagacacagaaaaattgtaaaagactttgaatttgataaataaacatttttcattttctttttttttctttaaataaactgttagaagtacttttgaatctttaaatgtatcttccactggttcggaatgccattccaaCTATTTCCTACCTCGTGGATGTAGCCATGTCCTTCGATACATCTAATCCGGAAATCATAATGATATTATGACGTTACATATTTGTATAGGACGCAGAACAGGTGCTATGTGTAGCATTCCATCCCTTGGGCGACCACATCATAGCGTCCACGACGCACCCGGTGATCCGGCTGTATGACGTCACCACCAGCCAGTGCTTCGTGTGCCCCATACCGTCACACCACCACAAGAAACAGGTCAA
Proteins encoded in this window:
- the LOC123878422 gene encoding cleavage stimulation factor subunit 1 encodes the protein MKETTGEVDSKNVVKNRELLYRMIISQLYYDGFQTIAATLSAAVHADPPCPPSDRLLNLMMVGLQHEPDRKDRLAASSGAEHLLGTTGFDLEFEMDASSLAPEPATYETAYVTSHKMSCRAGAFSSCGQLVATGSVDASIKILDVERMLAKSAPEEVDPGREQQGHPVIRTLYDHTDEITALDFHPREQILVSASRDCCIKLFDITKASAKKAYKSITDAEQVLCVAFHPLGDHIIASTTHPVIRLYDVTTSQCFVCPIPSHHHKKQVNSIKFSPNGKYFASGSADGSIKLWDTVSNRCFNTFVNAHDGSEVCSVAFTRNSKYLLTSGMDSSIKLWELASSRCLIQYTGAGTTGRQENHAQAIFNHTEDYVMFPDEATTSLCTWHSRSASRCQLMSLGHNGAVRHIVHSGTAPAFLTCSDDYRARFWYRRNTH